The proteins below are encoded in one region of Myxococcales bacterium:
- the trxB gene encoding thioredoxin-disulfide reductase — protein MSTRNVIIVGSGPAGLTAAIYAARANLKPICIEGLVSGGIPGGQLMITTEVENYPGFPEGVKGPDLMALFRKQAERFGTDIVAADVDRVDFSKAPFRVWVGDDEYKGHSIIVATGAKARWLGLENEEKLQNRGVSACATCDGYFFRDQDVCVVGGGDTALEEALYLAGLCKSVTIIHRRDELRASQIMQDRAKKHPKIKFLWNTVVTDVLDINAGTVTGIKIKNTQSGKEEIYPTQGLFIAIGHTPNTAVFKGVLDLDENGYIRTQAGTTQTNVEGVFACGDVQDHVYRQAITAAGTGCMAALEAERLLGAKGLL, from the coding sequence ATGAGTACTCGAAATGTCATTATTGTTGGTTCTGGCCCCGCAGGGCTTACAGCAGCTATTTATGCTGCACGCGCTAATCTAAAGCCAATCTGTATTGAAGGTCTTGTCAGTGGCGGAATCCCCGGCGGACAACTTATGATCACCACCGAGGTCGAAAACTACCCAGGTTTTCCCGAAGGAGTTAAGGGTCCCGACCTTATGGCCCTCTTTCGCAAACAAGCCGAACGTTTTGGAACCGATATCGTTGCCGCTGATGTAGATCGTGTCGACTTTTCCAAAGCACCCTTTCGTGTTTGGGTAGGAGACGATGAATACAAAGGACACAGCATCATCGTAGCCACCGGTGCCAAAGCTCGTTGGCTCGGACTCGAGAACGAGGAGAAACTCCAGAACCGAGGCGTGAGTGCTTGCGCAACCTGTGATGGTTATTTCTTTCGAGACCAAGACGTGTGCGTGGTTGGTGGCGGCGATACAGCGTTAGAAGAAGCTTTGTATCTTGCAGGCCTCTGCAAAAGTGTCACCATCATTCATCGTCGAGACGAGCTTCGTGCATCACAAATCATGCAAGATCGAGCTAAAAAGCATCCCAAGATCAAATTCTTATGGAACACGGTAGTGACGGACGTGCTTGATATTAACGCCGGAACTGTCACAGGGATCAAAATCAAAAACACCCAGAGCGGAAAAGAAGAAATCTATCCGACTCAAGGTCTTTTTATCGCTATTGGCCATACGCCAAACACCGCTGTGTTTAAAGGTGTGCTCGACCTCGATGAAAATGGTTACATCCGCACACAAGCAGGTACCACGCAAACCAATGTTGAAGGGGTTTTTGCTTGCGGCGACGTTCAGGATCATGTTTATCGCCAGGCCATTACTGCTGCTGGCACCGGGTGTATGGCCGCTCTTGAAGCAGAGCGTTTGCTAGGCGCCAAAGGTCTCCTATAA
- a CDS encoding RsmD family RNA methyltransferase, whose protein sequence is MRVTGGQWRGRKLIPPKTMNTRPTTDRAREGICSALASRDCIKDANVLDLFAGTGAVSFEFLSRGASHSTLIESDSAMRNTIVRNAEALGSKQSIHVATINLTLASSRALDDLLRVTQGPFDLVYADPPYRQFTDFLPLFHLIAASSLVTAGSLFLLETASSTKADFTSPFSDAKPYRYGDTTIWLLTIKNQSACL, encoded by the coding sequence ATGAGAGTCACTGGTGGTCAATGGCGCGGACGCAAACTCATTCCGCCGAAAACAATGAATACTCGCCCGACAACAGATCGAGCACGCGAGGGTATTTGTTCAGCTCTCGCTTCACGCGATTGTATTAAGGACGCGAATGTCCTCGATTTATTTGCTGGAACAGGGGCAGTGAGTTTTGAGTTTCTATCGCGGGGGGCTAGTCATTCCACTTTGATAGAAAGCGATTCTGCAATGCGAAACACGATCGTCCGTAATGCAGAAGCCTTAGGCTCAAAGCAAAGCATTCACGTGGCAACGATAAACTTAACCTTGGCTAGCTCTCGCGCTCTGGACGATCTTCTCCGAGTCACGCAAGGACCTTTTGATTTGGTGTATGCAGATCCTCCCTACCGGCAATTTACCGATTTTTTACCGCTATTTCATCTCATTGCCGCGAGCAGTCTAGTGACCGCGGGCAGCCTTTTTCTCCTGGAAACAGCCTCCTCAACAAAAGCCGATTTCACATCACCCTTTAGTGATGCTAAGCCCTACCGATACGGAGACACTACCATTTGGCTGCTAACCATCAAAAACCAGTCAGCATGTCTGTAG
- a CDS encoding PhoH family protein, whose translation MKKIYVLDTNVLLHDPSALYKFEDNEVVIPIYVIEEIDRFKKEASELGRNARTITRTIDDLREKANGTLQSGFSLEEGGMLRIAVPPDALQLRVMDNAAMDHAIVKTALEVHEANPDVPTIFVTMDANLRIRADALGLRAENYEGGRIAIDELYSGVVDGSCASEVVDKLGQKATISITDIKSTSDIYSNACIIAKDEASETHTALGRRRGGSDEIHPLHIPRDGAWGVRPRNKEQSFAIDLLLDDKVNLVTLVGKAGTGKTLLAMAAGLKKVVEEGVYARLLVSRPIFPLGRDIGYLPGDLDEKLNPWMQPIYDNLEYIFATGSTRMSQGRNYVELVASGLIEVEPLTYIRGRSLPNQFLVVDEAQNLTPHEVKTIITRCGSDTKIVLTGDPYQIDNPYVDAASNGLTVLAERFREEAIAGHVTLRKGERSELAERATQLL comes from the coding sequence GTGAAGAAAATATACGTGCTCGACACCAACGTGCTCCTGCACGACCCCTCAGCGCTCTATAAATTTGAAGACAACGAAGTCGTGATTCCGATCTATGTGATCGAAGAGATCGATCGCTTCAAAAAAGAAGCCAGTGAGCTTGGTAGAAATGCGCGAACCATTACACGCACAATTGATGACTTGCGTGAAAAGGCCAATGGCACACTGCAAAGTGGTTTTAGCTTGGAGGAAGGTGGCATGCTGCGTATAGCAGTCCCGCCAGATGCGCTTCAGCTTCGCGTCATGGACAACGCAGCGATGGATCATGCCATCGTAAAAACCGCCCTTGAAGTGCATGAGGCAAACCCCGACGTGCCTACTATTTTTGTCACGATGGATGCGAATCTACGGATTCGTGCGGATGCCTTGGGTTTGCGCGCTGAGAACTATGAAGGCGGCCGCATCGCAATCGATGAACTGTACAGCGGTGTCGTGGACGGCAGCTGCGCATCCGAGGTTGTGGATAAACTAGGTCAAAAAGCAACCATTTCAATCACTGATATAAAGTCCACATCCGATATCTACAGCAACGCATGCATTATTGCGAAAGATGAGGCTTCTGAAACGCATACAGCGCTTGGCAGGCGCCGCGGTGGTTCGGATGAAATCCACCCTTTGCATATTCCGCGTGATGGTGCATGGGGAGTCCGTCCTCGTAACAAAGAACAAAGCTTTGCGATTGATCTTTTGCTCGATGACAAAGTTAATCTTGTAACGCTAGTTGGCAAAGCTGGCACTGGAAAAACTTTACTAGCGATGGCTGCAGGATTAAAGAAAGTTGTTGAAGAGGGTGTGTATGCACGCCTCTTGGTGTCTCGACCGATTTTCCCCTTAGGCCGCGACATTGGCTATCTTCCTGGTGATTTAGATGAAAAGCTAAATCCGTGGATGCAACCTATTTATGATAACCTTGAGTACATCTTTGCAACGGGCAGTACGCGTATGTCGCAAGGCCGGAACTATGTTGAGCTCGTGGCAAGTGGCTTGATTGAGGTCGAACCGCTCACCTATATACGAGGCCGCTCGCTTCCGAATCAGTTTTTAGTTGTCGATGAGGCCCAAAATCTAACGCCCCACGAGGTCAAAACCATCATTACCCGTTGTGGCAGCGACACTAAAATAGTGCTTACTGGGGATCCGTATCAAATTGATAATCCTTATGTGGATGCGGCAAGCAATGGTCTTACTGTATTGGCTGAACGCTTTCGAGAAGAGGCCATTGCAGGACATGTTACTCTCAGAAAAGGTGAGCGCAGTGAGCTTGCAGAACGCGCTACCCAGCTGCTCTAG
- a CDS encoding diguanylate cyclase, with amino-acid sequence MGLPTKVAIWTFGVVSLVALLTLGAVFAQTQHTYHRDFLRNSQQGLEILATAIGPDLAAGKHSRVQATVDSVANFPERYPDLVNIRVFGTNKRVVAAYDPRDFGKHLSQLKTGNIQEDVEHGVVNFQIPVRMAYTVGNIEATLSEARYRSALRAAFLSGGILVGVAALVLSLVLFLTLKFQISDRIVKLADAATNFREGHMDQRVASVGNDEITSLGVSFNRMAEAIQKYTENLQQLVRERTRALQQANEQLSRMVITDSLTGLFNRRHFVERARRDLEIARRSGKPFSLVMCDLDHFKNINDQYGHSVGDDVLQSTAEVLQSEARLADLVARLGGEEFAIAMPNTSLPYAAAAAERLRAAIEQADKSRSGLPPITASFGVASFPQHGENLEELMISVDEAMYAAKKSGRNSVAPAKIDEQARTLTSYRK; translated from the coding sequence GTGGGACTCCCGACCAAGGTTGCCATTTGGACTTTTGGAGTCGTTTCGTTGGTTGCTTTGCTAACCCTAGGGGCGGTTTTTGCGCAGACACAGCACACCTATCATCGAGATTTCCTTCGAAATAGCCAACAGGGCCTAGAAATACTGGCTACGGCCATCGGGCCAGATTTGGCGGCTGGGAAGCATTCTCGCGTTCAGGCTACGGTCGATTCGGTAGCCAATTTTCCTGAACGCTATCCCGATTTAGTTAATATCCGAGTTTTTGGTACGAACAAGCGTGTCGTGGCGGCCTACGATCCCCGGGACTTTGGAAAACATCTAAGCCAGCTCAAAACAGGCAACATCCAAGAGGATGTGGAGCACGGTGTGGTGAATTTTCAAATACCTGTGCGGATGGCTTATACGGTAGGTAACATTGAAGCGACCCTGAGCGAGGCGCGCTATCGGAGTGCGCTAAGAGCTGCGTTTTTAAGTGGCGGTATTCTGGTCGGTGTCGCAGCGCTTGTTTTGTCTTTGGTGCTCTTTCTCACCCTAAAATTCCAAATTTCTGACCGTATTGTAAAGCTTGCGGATGCTGCCACCAATTTTCGCGAAGGCCACATGGACCAGCGTGTTGCTTCGGTCGGTAACGACGAAATCACTTCACTCGGGGTTTCATTTAACCGAATGGCGGAAGCTATTCAAAAATACACCGAAAACTTACAGCAGTTAGTACGAGAACGAACTAGAGCGTTGCAACAGGCTAACGAGCAACTTTCTCGCATGGTGATTACAGATTCATTAACCGGTTTGTTCAATCGACGTCATTTTGTTGAGCGTGCCCGCCGAGATCTTGAAATAGCGAGACGTTCTGGGAAGCCTTTTTCGCTGGTCATGTGTGATTTGGATCATTTCAAGAACATCAATGATCAGTATGGTCATTCAGTGGGCGACGACGTTCTACAGAGTACCGCTGAGGTACTACAAAGCGAAGCCAGGCTGGCAGATTTAGTAGCTCGGTTGGGCGGAGAAGAGTTTGCGATAGCCATGCCAAACACTTCACTGCCTTACGCTGCTGCAGCAGCTGAGCGTCTGCGCGCAGCCATCGAACAAGCCGATAAAAGTCGCTCAGGCCTTCCTCCTATAACGGCAAGTTTCGGGGTAGCGTCCTTTCCGCAGCATGGTGAAAACCTCGAAGAATTAATGATTTCGGTCGACGAGGCGATGTACGCCGCGAAAAAATCAGGTCGCAATTCAGTTGCACCGGCTAAAATCGATGAACAGGCACGAACACTGACATCGTATCGAAAATGA
- the coaD gene encoding pantetheine-phosphate adenylyltransferase: MMSVAIYPGSFDPITNGHVSIIQGGLVAFEKVIVAVLRNPKKDPLFEVQERADLIAETFRGEARIEVDCFDGLLVDYAKSRQARIVLRGLRAVADFEYELQMANMNRQLNPDIETVFIMANDAYFYVASNLVKEVARLGASVSGLVPTHVEQALRDKLKTHR, translated from the coding sequence ATCATGTCAGTCGCTATCTATCCTGGCTCTTTTGACCCTATCACTAACGGACATGTTAGTATTATCCAGGGCGGTCTAGTTGCTTTTGAAAAAGTCATTGTCGCCGTACTTCGTAATCCAAAAAAGGACCCTCTTTTCGAAGTACAAGAGCGAGCCGACTTAATTGCGGAAACTTTTCGTGGTGAAGCGCGAATAGAAGTCGATTGCTTTGATGGTCTACTTGTGGACTACGCAAAATCACGACAAGCTCGTATCGTCCTGCGTGGTCTTCGAGCAGTTGCAGATTTTGAATACGAACTGCAAATGGCCAACATGAACCGTCAGCTCAATCCAGATATCGAAACAGTGTTCATCATGGCAAATGATGCGTACTTCTATGTAGCGTCTAACTTAGTAAAGGAAGTAGCCCGACTCGGTGCATCTGTCTCAGGCTTGGTACCCACCCACGTCGAACAAGCACTTCGTGATAAACTAAAGACTCACCGCTGA
- the phnD gene encoding phosphate/phosphite/phosphonate ABC transporter substrate-binding protein, translating into MRLFPIYAIGLLLFISCGQVKQPEGSDDSYDETAVESLRNIPLTEIVLGVYERSVGETTAHDLQPLIDFLEKKTKYDYKVLVYPEVDDLVAGMREGLVNLGIFTPMTYVQARKLLPGIQPLVTATQQSSPTYVGYLVVNEKNQAETLPDLKGKTVVYVSKDSTSGFLYPRSLIKSWGFDPNKFFKNERFAGTHSLVIEQVVADSSLVGAVGQGFVDESSLLRHSEAAQLKVVAKTARIPFDCVAATNRLPYEARSNIRAALVSIDDDLEVSKELRFRWGYDGFVLSSNQRYDAVAQQFDP; encoded by the coding sequence ATGAGATTGTTTCCAATTTATGCCATCGGATTACTCCTTTTTATTTCATGTGGTCAGGTTAAGCAGCCCGAAGGCTCAGACGACTCTTATGATGAAACTGCTGTCGAATCTTTACGCAACATACCGCTCACCGAGATCGTTTTGGGTGTTTATGAACGCAGTGTGGGAGAAACGACTGCCCACGATCTTCAGCCGCTGATTGATTTTTTGGAAAAGAAAACCAAATACGACTACAAAGTTCTCGTGTATCCAGAGGTCGACGATTTAGTTGCAGGCATGCGTGAAGGCTTGGTTAATTTAGGCATTTTCACACCAATGACGTATGTGCAGGCTCGCAAATTGCTTCCTGGTATTCAGCCCTTGGTCACGGCGACACAGCAAAGCTCACCAACTTATGTTGGCTACCTCGTTGTAAATGAAAAAAACCAGGCTGAAACGTTGCCAGACCTTAAAGGTAAAACCGTAGTTTATGTGTCCAAAGATTCAACTTCTGGGTTTTTGTATCCACGCTCGCTTATAAAGAGTTGGGGCTTTGACCCAAATAAATTCTTCAAGAACGAACGTTTTGCTGGAACACATTCTTTGGTGATTGAACAGGTAGTTGCAGACAGTAGCCTTGTGGGGGCCGTGGGTCAGGGTTTTGTAGATGAAAGCTCACTTCTGAGGCATTCAGAAGCCGCGCAGCTTAAAGTTGTGGCGAAAACCGCACGCATTCCATTTGACTGCGTTGCTGCAACAAACAGACTTCCTTATGAAGCGCGATCGAACATTCGAGCGGCACTCGTGTCAATTGATGACGACCTTGAGGTTTCCAAGGAGCTCCGATTCCGCTGGGGCTACGATGGTTTTGTGCTCAGCAGTAATCAACGCTACGATGCGGTGGCCCAGCAATTTGATCCCTAA
- a CDS encoding PEGA domain-containing protein, which yields MSRVFYSAFFLLLILGGTVLPSKSQAKGRPQIAVLGIQSMEGDDDYAHRLSIALRSKATQVSEWNVLRLNSSIQQLSLAHGCTNTDNGCLTAIARSLGVDTIIYGILRRSNHSGDFDFLLSLQVFSLATRHIEFSINRTISPYETKSGNVDKLAAECIAQLVERPNLGSIAVEVLNTNKAEVRISGNLLLSSNGKDFTAGQTPIGKHKLVVSAPGYETLEKEIEVDSHEQTQVRVTLIKSDSSSGSSDTASSELVWLGWGSIALGGVFLGLSGYSMLRLYTIDHDADLVAYRELPGLGSQDVCQAAANGFVPSGNASEIDVQRVTSLCDEADTLEVLQYVFLGLGIAGVGAGITMLVINAQDDDHKDNSLSDEREATFALQPSVGRNRAMLNAFIRF from the coding sequence ATGTCCAGAGTATTTTATTCTGCTTTTTTCCTCTTATTGATTCTCGGCGGCACCGTTCTTCCAAGCAAAAGCCAGGCCAAAGGACGTCCCCAAATAGCCGTATTGGGAATCCAGTCAATGGAAGGAGACGATGACTATGCGCACCGTCTCAGCATCGCCCTACGATCAAAGGCTACACAGGTTAGCGAGTGGAATGTCTTGCGCTTAAATTCCTCAATACAACAGCTTAGTCTTGCGCATGGATGCACCAATACGGACAACGGATGTTTAACCGCAATCGCACGGTCATTGGGTGTCGATACTATTATTTACGGAATTTTAAGGCGATCAAACCACTCGGGAGATTTTGATTTCCTACTTAGTTTGCAGGTTTTTTCACTTGCCACGCGTCATATTGAATTTTCAATCAATCGGACGATCAGTCCCTATGAAACAAAGAGCGGAAATGTCGACAAGCTCGCAGCGGAATGCATCGCTCAGCTTGTCGAGCGCCCAAACCTTGGCTCAATTGCGGTCGAAGTACTAAATACCAACAAAGCAGAAGTCCGGATAAGTGGGAATCTTTTGCTAAGTTCGAACGGCAAGGATTTTACCGCAGGGCAAACGCCCATTGGTAAACACAAGCTCGTCGTTTCTGCACCTGGGTATGAAACTCTCGAAAAGGAAATCGAAGTCGATTCTCACGAACAGACCCAGGTCCGGGTCACGTTGATAAAAAGCGACTCTTCTTCCGGTAGCTCGGATACGGCTAGCTCGGAACTCGTATGGCTTGGTTGGGGATCCATCGCACTAGGCGGCGTGTTCCTTGGGCTTTCCGGTTATTCCATGTTGCGGCTGTACACCATCGATCACGATGCCGATCTCGTTGCTTATCGCGAACTTCCTGGTTTAGGAAGCCAAGATGTATGCCAAGCTGCCGCTAACGGCTTTGTTCCTTCAGGCAATGCATCTGAAATCGATGTTCAACGCGTGACGTCACTTTGCGACGAGGCAGATACCCTTGAAGTATTGCAATACGTATTTCTTGGATTAGGTATTGCTGGAGTGGGTGCTGGCATTACCATGCTAGTCATCAATGCCCAAGATGATGACCATAAGGACAACAGTCTTTCCGACGAACGCGAAGCGACTTTTGCTCTTCAACCCTCCGTGGGACGAAACCGCGCCATGCTCAATGCTTTCATTCGTTTTTAG
- a CDS encoding prepilin-type N-terminal cleavage/methylation domain-containing protein → MRKRTYREQGFTLIELIVVFACIQVLVALAVPAFGQYVKKSKSSEAVTHLNSLFKGASSYYQKGQVGSQGLTSADAGHCIVGTTSLLPTTPSAQKQHVDFQNVAEYRAIGFNLTGQAYYGFRIVSASATSVCKQSANTTLYTFMAMGDLDGDNIFSRFELATASNDNNELYHQRSIYILNESE, encoded by the coding sequence ATGCGAAAGAGAACCTACCGCGAGCAAGGATTTACGTTGATAGAACTCATCGTTGTCTTTGCATGCATTCAAGTATTGGTAGCTTTGGCGGTTCCTGCCTTTGGCCAATATGTTAAAAAATCAAAGTCCTCTGAAGCCGTTACGCATCTAAACTCATTATTCAAGGGCGCTTCCAGCTACTACCAAAAGGGCCAGGTAGGATCGCAAGGCCTTACGAGCGCCGACGCCGGCCATTGTATTGTTGGCACGACAAGCTTATTGCCCACTACACCCAGCGCACAAAAGCAACACGTTGATTTTCAAAATGTCGCCGAATACCGTGCTATCGGATTTAACCTGACGGGACAAGCTTACTATGGCTTTCGCATTGTCAGTGCCTCAGCTACATCCGTATGCAAACAAAGCGCTAATACGACTCTGTACACTTTCATGGCGATGGGGGATCTTGATGGTGACAACATATTTAGCCGCTTTGAGCTAGCCACCGCAAGCAACGATAATAACGAGCTGTATCACCAACGCAGCATCTACATCCTGAACGAAAGCGAGTAA
- a CDS encoding 3'-5' exonuclease, producing MRGSHAQNCGCFPTGHHYPGIEDSLAAVEKNVEGLVREFDPAAPWVSMPFCVIDFETTGRFAETDRVVEVGIVCFENGECTERHNWLVNPTIPVPKEAEAVHGISDADLADAPKWEEIQEEVIKQLSNRLVVAYNASFDRGFLFAEVARTGQTDFNHIPALRQNVQWIDPLVWARELFKYQKGKKLTDMAQRLNIPLENAHRASGDAEAAGRVLLAMAPKLPESYGELIRLQVQYAARQEMEFASWRARRR from the coding sequence ATGCGCGGATCTCATGCTCAAAACTGTGGATGCTTTCCCACTGGACACCATTATCCTGGTATTGAAGACAGCTTAGCTGCTGTCGAAAAAAACGTCGAAGGACTTGTTAGGGAATTTGATCCCGCAGCACCTTGGGTCAGCATGCCCTTTTGCGTCATTGACTTTGAAACTACCGGTCGCTTCGCCGAGACCGATCGCGTTGTTGAGGTTGGCATTGTTTGTTTTGAAAATGGAGAATGCACGGAACGCCACAACTGGTTGGTCAACCCCACTATCCCTGTGCCAAAGGAAGCCGAAGCCGTTCATGGAATATCGGATGCTGATTTAGCCGACGCACCGAAGTGGGAAGAAATTCAAGAAGAAGTTATCAAACAACTAAGCAATCGTTTGGTCGTGGCATACAATGCCTCTTTTGACCGTGGTTTTCTGTTTGCAGAGGTCGCCCGCACCGGTCAAACGGACTTCAACCACATTCCAGCGCTGCGCCAAAACGTGCAATGGATCGACCCCTTGGTTTGGGCTCGTGAACTGTTCAAGTATCAAAAAGGTAAAAAACTCACCGACATGGCTCAGCGTTTGAATATTCCTCTTGAAAATGCGCACCGAGCGTCGGGCGATGCTGAAGCTGCAGGACGTGTATTGCTTGCTATGGCACCTAAGCTGCCCGAAAGCTATGGCGAGCTTATTCGTTTGCAAGTCCAGTATGCCGCGAGACAGGAAATGGAATTTGCATCCTGGCGCGCCAGACGTCGTTAG
- a CDS encoding MBL fold metallo-hydrolase produces MKVETIPLLSDNYGYLLLDPSNKSAVCIDPSESGPIIQRLRALGYRLSQIWLTHHHWDHVNGVSELVEAFKPEAILASIYDLERRRVPYQNQVAHEQSTIGFAGNVLKTHEVPGHTLGALAYEIDGSLFCGDTLFFGRLRSVV; encoded by the coding sequence ATGAAGGTAGAAACCATTCCTTTACTGAGTGATAATTACGGCTATTTGTTGCTGGATCCAAGTAACAAAAGCGCTGTATGTATTGACCCCTCTGAATCGGGGCCGATTATACAACGTCTTCGAGCGCTCGGTTATCGTCTAAGCCAGATTTGGCTGACTCACCACCACTGGGATCATGTAAACGGGGTTTCAGAATTGGTTGAGGCTTTCAAACCCGAAGCTATTTTGGCGAGCATCTACGACCTTGAACGGCGCCGAGTGCCCTATCAGAACCAAGTGGCTCATGAGCAAAGTACGATTGGTTTTGCAGGAAATGTTTTGAAAACACACGAAGTTCCAGGGCATACCCTGGGTGCTTTAGCCTATGAAATCGATGGCTCACTTTTTTGTGGAGATACACTTTTTTTTGGGCGGTTGCGGTCGGTTGTTTGA
- a CDS encoding pentapeptide repeat-containing protein: MERISEELGISEAISEALSETEEQSAEAVTNIPPKAKPSPPPLQQVVEETLEVIDEVESLEPTSMTEQQHANESPTGLRQPRVRAGDEIAGLTLTERMGNRTPNPVWSVWKAQDRKKLEAVAYIVHPGASDDEKEKFITGTKIMAKLTKAGPVRGVLRCYGMSKERDALITEYLSVGRTTDIFALGWPTDRILLFMQRLCNAMDGIHQFGYVHGCLRPGNILLDDDLNPVVTEIGFINPKVSLKNDIDATHGYGPYTAPEVLAGHPPTTKSDIFSLGKLLLFMLTGEHPRQEVDPVPSLKSYANQPEGLIRIARRCTLMNPDGRYATVKALAQDLSQWTRSDTVGMALRTAQKEHAPESKELHPVQEISDSEVPEPAFGMQNKTRIVIGSLGVVGLLASAMLAYSLSAIATVLPIVLVMASGFAGIATLSLPASPKYRHFSFIVISAAAASIVYMSGLIPFAATLGARERLHASGLEARTQAVRFLVTQGFRDFTNIDLRDADLSNADLNFAKLRNADLTGANLRNAMVQSIDLQLATLKGRSHRRPNHD; encoded by the coding sequence ATGGAGCGTATATCGGAAGAGCTGGGTATTTCTGAGGCCATTTCAGAAGCCTTAAGTGAAACTGAGGAGCAATCTGCCGAAGCGGTGACCAACATCCCGCCAAAGGCTAAGCCCAGTCCGCCTCCTTTGCAGCAAGTAGTCGAAGAGACCTTAGAAGTCATCGATGAAGTTGAATCGCTTGAGCCAACTTCTATGACGGAGCAGCAACATGCAAACGAAAGCCCGACTGGACTGAGGCAACCAAGAGTACGGGCTGGCGACGAAATCGCGGGATTAACTTTAACCGAGCGTATGGGAAACCGGACACCAAACCCTGTGTGGAGCGTCTGGAAAGCACAAGATCGAAAGAAACTCGAAGCAGTCGCATACATCGTTCACCCCGGCGCTTCAGACGACGAAAAAGAAAAGTTTATAACCGGGACGAAGATCATGGCCAAGCTTACTAAAGCTGGCCCGGTACGTGGTGTTCTGCGTTGCTACGGCATGAGCAAAGAACGTGATGCGCTTATCACAGAATACCTGTCGGTAGGTCGCACCACTGACATCTTCGCTTTGGGTTGGCCGACCGACCGCATTCTTCTTTTCATGCAACGTCTATGCAATGCCATGGATGGCATTCATCAGTTTGGGTACGTACACGGCTGCCTTAGGCCTGGGAACATCCTACTTGATGATGATCTCAACCCGGTTGTGACCGAAATCGGGTTCATCAATCCCAAAGTAAGTCTTAAAAATGACATCGATGCCACACACGGCTACGGCCCTTACACTGCACCGGAAGTTCTTGCCGGCCATCCTCCTACCACGAAATCTGACATTTTTAGCCTCGGTAAACTCCTGCTCTTTATGTTGACAGGAGAGCATCCAAGGCAAGAGGTTGATCCTGTTCCCTCCCTCAAGAGTTATGCAAATCAACCGGAAGGTTTGATTCGCATTGCCCGACGTTGCACCTTGATGAACCCCGACGGACGCTACGCTACGGTCAAGGCTCTTGCTCAAGATCTATCGCAATGGACTCGCTCCGATACTGTTGGTATGGCTTTGCGCACTGCGCAAAAAGAACACGCGCCAGAGAGCAAAGAGCTTCACCCTGTCCAAGAGATTAGCGACAGCGAAGTTCCCGAGCCAGCGTTTGGCATGCAGAATAAAACCAGGATTGTTATTGGCAGTCTGGGGGTAGTCGGTCTTCTTGCGAGCGCCATGTTGGCCTATTCCTTGAGTGCAATCGCTACTGTTCTTCCCATAGTGTTAGTTATGGCTTCAGGTTTTGCAGGTATTGCTACGCTTTCTTTACCCGCAAGCCCCAAATACCGACATTTTAGTTTTATTGTTATCAGTGCAGCGGCTGCATCCATTGTCTACATGTCTGGACTTATTCCTTTTGCCGCGACCCTCGGTGCACGAGAGCGTTTACACGCTTCAGGACTGGAGGCTCGCACACAAGCGGTACGCTTTTTAGTAACTCAAGGTTTCAGAGACTTTACTAACATTGATCTGCGTGATGCAGATCTAAGCAACGCTGACTTAAACTTTGCTAAACTACGAAACGCAGACCTTACTGGAGCCAATCTTAGAAACGCAATGGTCCAGAGCATTGACTTACAGTTAGCTACGTTAAAAGGGCGCTCACATCGGAGGCCTAATCACGACTGA